From one Mycosarcoma maydis chromosome 17, whole genome shotgun sequence genomic stretch:
- a CDS encoding uncharacterized protein (related to serine/threonine protein kinase), whose product MDRFDVINFADLSGPNGGEWVRIGGGSFGVVFKGEYLGTEVAIKEVLPNNTYDVEKYFERECVLMKEARHPNIVQYIGLTKSPGPDGRIYIISEFVGSNVRSYIADKSKPFPWRLRMSFAMDIARALAYLHARNCMHRDLKGENLLITANERIKVCDFGFARIAARNEEEMRRISYCGTDGYMSPEILLGVDFSLPSDVFSLGVIFAEIASRHLVDSYTFKRVMPTFGLDADEVREMASEGCPTAFIQLALDCVAEDPRDRPDMRQVVSRLRDIEREVLLREETENRYAIGSVRGATIQSIMGTKIKRAAPPKLPSFNGALKLNSSYSNAGSDDSGDEIEEALAALEKVGVEPDDARSPVTIKGSSTLKVAGHGNPWWSEDVPDALPSINRSWLASPGAAAERIRHESEAGLLEGADYAESDYSTSVVRSSKMTQRHAPLAMLEERASTLSVRTLRQGDSPLLIPTRRGSADVLAARSGSNDASAMQSYMTARTHRPDPSMALATIASVSSGLNEPIPICHRFTLVKNGTRRPNNVVAAAQQAMASSSTHQHPPPPVSSYYPSLVPPAVMLSNALAKCWVCGKRIGWKPFMDCDDCPYKTHVVCAELAPPTCQDLAIPLSSAVGGGSVQPILSPLNASRRNSKANDIVSCRRSSKAADVGDQREISAAAAALRRASLADSNDEPSSPQIGKAKAKKKLFGGSSAVNKSAVRA is encoded by the coding sequence ATGGACAGATTTGATGTTATCAATTTCGCCGATCTTTCCGGTCCAAACGGCGGAGAATGGGTCAGGATCGGCGGTGGAAGCTTCGGCGTAGTCTTTAAGGGCGAATATCTGGGTACCGAAGTTGCCATTAAAGAGGTTCTCCCGAACAACACATACGACGTCGAAAAGTACTTTGAGCGCGAATGCGTTCTCATGAAGGAGGCGCGTCATCCCAACATCGTCCAATACATCGGTCTCACTAAGAGCCCCGGTCCAGATGGAAGGATCTACATCATCTCGGAATTTGTCGGCAGCAATGTTCGATCCTACATCGCAGATAAGAGCAAGCCCTTCCCATGGCGCTTGCGTATGAGCTTTGCCATGGACATTGCCCGTGCTCTCGCCTATTTGCATGCTCGCAACTGCATGCACCGAGATCTCAAAGGAGAAAACCTCCTCATCACTGCCAACGAGCGTATCAAGGTTTgcgactttggctttgcCCGTATCGCAGCGCGCAACGAAGAAGAAATGCGTCGAATCAGCTACTGCGGCACAGATGGCTACATGTCACCAGAGATTCTGCTTGGTGTCGATTTCAGCTTGCCCTCGGACGTGTTTTCGCTCGGTGTCATCTTTGCCGAGATCGCTTCTCGCCACCTTGTCGATTCGTACACGTTCAAACGCGTCATGCCTACATTTGGATTGGATGCAGACGAGGTGCGCGAGATGGCATCCGAGGGCTGCCCCACAGCTTTCATCCAGCTTGCGCTCGACTGTGTCGCAGAAGATCCACGTGACCGTCCCGATATGCGCCAGGTGGTATCTAGACTGCGCGACATTGAGCGCGAAGTGCTCTTGCGCGAAGAAACCGAGAACCGCTATGCTATTGGCAGTGTGCGGGGCGCCACGATTCAGTCAATCATGGGTACCAAAATCAAGCGCGCTGCTCCACCAAAATTGCCCAGCTTCAACGGTGctctcaagctcaacagcTCGTACTCGAATGCCGGTTCGGATGACAGCGGCGATGAGATTGAAGAGGCgctcgctgcgctcgaaaaggtcggTGTGGAGCCCGATGATGCCAGATCGCCAGTCACCATCAAGGGTTCTAGCACGCTCAAGGTCGCTGGTCACGGCAATCCGTGGTGGAGCGAAGATGTGCCAGACGCGCTTCCCAGTATCAATCGCAGCTGGCTGGCTTCTCcgggtgctgctgccgaaaGAATTCGTCACGAGTCTGAGGCTGGCTTGCTCGAAGGGGCCGACTACGCCGAGAGCGATTATAGCACTTCGGTCGTACGCTCCTCCAAGATGACGCAGAGGCATGCGCCTCTGGCCATGCTCGAGGAACGCGCTTCCACGTTGTCTGTCAGGACGCTGCGCCAAGGTGATTCTCCTCTTCTTATCCCAACTCGACGTGGCTCGGCGGATGTTCTggctgctcgaagcggcTCAAACGACGCATCCGCCATGCAGTCGTACATGACTGCGCGCACGCACCGACCTGATCCATCCATGGCACTTGCCACCATCGCCTCGGTCAGCTCAGGTCTGAACGAGCCCATCCCCATCTGCCATCGCTTTACGCTGGTCAAGAACGGAACGCGTCGACCTAACAACGTAGTCgctgcagcacagcaagccATGGCGAGTAGCAGTACCCACCAGCACCCACCCCCTCCGGTCAGCAGCTACTACCCTTCGCTCGTACCTCCTGCCGTTATGCTGAGCAACGCGCTGGCCAAGTGCTGGGTTTGCGGTAAACGCATTGGCTGGAAACCTTTTATGGATTGTGACGACTGCCCCTACAAGACGCACGTTGTGTGTGCAGAACTCGCGCCGCCTACATGTCAAGACCTCGCGATTCCTCTCAGCAGCGCAGTGGGCGGTGGCAGCGTACAGCCAATCCTGTCACCCCTCAATGCTTCGCGTCGCAACTCAAAGGCGAACGATATCGTTTCGTGCCGTCGCAGTTCCAAAGCAGCCGACGTGGGCGATCAGAGAGAAATCTCggccgcagcagctgccttGCGTAGAGCGTCTCTCGCGGATTCCAACGACGAACCAAGTTCGCCACAGATCGGtaaagccaaagccaagaaaAAACTCTTTGGCGGTTCTTCAGCTGTCAACAAGAGCGCCGTCCGCGCCTGA
- a CDS encoding uncharacterized protein (related to EBP2 - required for pre-rRNA processing and ribosomal subunit assembly), producing MAATPKSTKKNATANGSSSSTPAASPVSTPNRMTRAQARATGTKIKTPSPLKKGNSISTPKASAKKAAPAPATSVQAEEKETTSPSDSPSKSRTPKKTSTPSKASPTSSKKSSSSAKREADSPTKLPASHAKLTRKPTSALATAQPIVAEYSEEEAEEDVAEDEEDDDESDLEEGQDVSEKGMQRLMAALGDDGLDEVDMAALDELAGEEEEDDDDDDDEDDEDEENKNDSDEALEHDDDDDDNEESDSEELAAEQEDEIPRVVPNANGDTLAASIARSGLVPVEASDDDEEDDEEDEENEQEDEDEEPIAYEDLPDDVELSEQAKASRVQRIKINNESALRRIYEDIRLDSPSSSSKLAWIETMRITYPISVSSQVTDAENDLERELAFYKQALHAAVEGKKLIQASGTPFTRPADYFAEMVKTDEHMERIRQKLLDESAAIKASEAAKKQRELKKFGKKVQVEKLQERIRNKKELNARIQGLKRKHGDIEGEDGGADEFDVRLQEAIGGGDAERSAKKPALGKAGRAASGKSKMPRSARDAKYGFGGKKKYSKSNTAESTNDFTVGPERGARGSKVKVPSGKAGFRPKQKSGAAKRPGKARRAGAK from the coding sequence ATGGCGGCAACACCGAAATCGACGAAAAAGAACGCAACTGccaacggcagcagcagcagtactCCTGCTGCGTCTCCAGTATCAACGCCAAATCGCATGACCAGAGCACAGGCTCGCGCCACCGgcaccaagatcaagactCCCTCACCTTTGAAGAAGGGAAACAGCATTTCGACTCCAAAAGCTTCCGCCAAAAAAGCTgcgcctgcgcctgctACTTCCGTCCAGGCTGAAGAGAAAGAGACCACTTCGCCATCCGATTCTCCCTCCAAATCAAGGACTCCAAAGAAAACTTCCACACCGAGCAAGGCCAGTCCCACATCGTCCAAGAAGAGCTCTTCGTCAGCGAAGCGCGAAGCTGATTCTCCCACCAAGCTACCCGCTAGCCATGCAAAGCTGACGCGAAAACCCACTTCGGCTTTGGCTACTGCTCAACCTATTGTCGCAGAATATTCcgaggaggaagcagaggaggatgtagcagaggacgaagaagacgacgacgagtcggATCTAGAAGAGGGACAGGATGTGTCTGAGAAGGGCATGCAGCGACTGATGGCTGCGCTTGGCGATGACGGGCTCGATGAGGTAGACATGGCTGCGCTAGATGAGCTCGCtggcgaagaggaagaggatgacgatgacgatgacgatgaagacgacgaagacgaggagaaCAAAAACGATAGCGATGAGGCGTTGGAacacgacgacgacgacgacgacaacgaggAAAGTGATTCTGAGGAGCTTGCAGCAGAGCAGGAGGATGAAATTCCTCGCGTTGTCCCCAATGCCAACGGAGACACTCTGGCCGCGTCGATCGCACGAAGCGGTCTTGTCCCCGTCGAAGCAtctgacgacgacgaggaagacgacgaggaagacgaggaaaacgagcaagaagatGAGGATGAAGAACCCATCGCGTACGAAGACCTTCCCGACGACGTTGAACTCTCtgagcaagccaaagcaTCACGCGTTCAACGcatcaagatcaacaaCGAGTCTGCTCTGCGTCGCATCTACGAAGACATCCGACTCGACTCTccttcgtcgtcgtccaagcTTGCGTGGATCGAAACTATGCGCATCACCTACCCGATCTCGGTCTCATCCCAAGTTACTGACGCGGAAAATGACCTGGAGCGTGAACTTGCCTTCTACAAGCAAGCGCTGCACGCCGCTGTGGAAGGCAAGAAACTCATTCAAGCCTCTGGAACGCCTTTTACGCGTCCGGCCGACTACTTTGCTGAAATGGTCAAGACTGACGAGCACATGGAACGCATCCGTcagaagctgctcgatgaaTCGGCTGCGATCAAGGCAAGTGAagccgccaagaagcaacgcgagctcaagaagtTTGGCAAGAAAGTGCAGGTGGAAAAGCTTCAGGAACGAATCCGAAACAAGAAGGAGCTCAACGCACGTATCCAGGGACTCAAACGCAAACACGGTGACATCGAGGGCgaagatggtggtgcgGATGAATTCGATGTTCGTTTGCAAGAAGCGATtggtggtggcgatgcAGAGAGGTCTGCTAAGAAGCCAGCTCTCGGTAAGGCAGGTCGAGCCGCATCCGGCAAATCCAAGATGCCCAGGTCCGCGCGTGATGCAAAGTACGGGTTTGGTGGCAAGAAAAAGTATTCCAAGAGCAACACCGCCGAGTCCACCAACGACTTTACAGTCGGTCCCGAGAGAGGCGCAAGGGGTAGCAAGGTCAAAGTCCCCAGTGGCAAGGCAGGCTTCCGGCCCAAGCAGAAGAGTGGCGCTGCCAAAAGGCCCGGTAAGGCCCGACGTGCAGGAGCCAAGTAA
- a CDS encoding uncharacterized protein (related to ADP1 - ABC transporter) — translation MSVSPLSMYKSCPPGLTSLNGTACNAATCNSTFVSPEARIPKPSSDKQCRSCDAGFGGINCNVCQSAGACQARKSSLGLNTPNSLFGNNETLVCHKQPSAARTTYIDCNVRQATVNGVYPGEMRMTLSKTFKSDSSSQTGLAAWPEQSNTALSQVWLDGVEQFYCQAAGCSARNSSSTLSPQADAALGSTLWTCTSLQCYCIPGTTMCGNGQLDLSPVINNLNGTLTMPCDYVDPNNITATSHCAFRGELLNNFLGQQGLPLENCQFGSCITQSDLDNFYANGSGQGHGEDSGSSLSDAVIAGLVILGVAIAAMLGLLLFGFWQQRKARRLPKGTGQGPLGLQWQHLNYTVPVSTGLLRPHHKKHDGRLAQVVSLPGMEDGVPRSDSPSLDSRHALAVVQNSSGHIQPGCMVAVLGPSGAGKTSLVEILAGRHKVGRVSGTIRSIEPSLEPDAQASSSRRSIGFVDQEDALHAFSTVREALQMAAELSLPDNILRTEKRDIVNHVIHQLGLERVANKRIGDASRRGLSGGERRRVSIGCALVSRPRLLIADEPLSGLDAISAARVISAFRELAQGSQVGSTTVIVTVHQPSSEIFHSFDKIMLMSQGVVIFHGSPAESLSWCEKQGEKCPAGHNVADHLLKIASGPDASSRTSAIGEKDLREKGSNPSADTSVGQEAAMTLSSDEGSAVAAGDPWQKAVSGRSMTSFMTQIATLSRRNFITARRDPGGALAHIVGAVVIGLIVGGCFYQVKLTIAGFQNRVGSMYFLFILLSFSALSSATAFSKARPLMMRERANRLYGPLSWLVSYVVYDALLLRVVPAVLLSIIMYWMVGMKPQANYFFEFMLIAVLFHLCMALYNMLLAALIDDLSVSILFAGVFILFNIGFGGFLLNLSNLSGVFQWLQWICPMKYALEAVASHELQGLQLIDSVGGVSITASVSVFSGNLFAFKEDAFYRDLLVLALGFVLGFFVLLAGAVTWRMRERR, via the coding sequence ATGTCGGTCAGTCCTTTGTCTATGTACAAGAGTTGCCCACCCGGCCTCACATCCCTAAACGGCACAGCTTGCAACGCAGCCACCTGCAACTCCACCTTTGTCTCTCCCGAAGCTCGAATTCCCAAACCCTCCTCCGACAAGCAGTGTCGTTCGTGCGATGCCGGATTTGGAGGCATCAACTGCAATGTCTGTCAGTCGGCTGGCGCGTGTCAAGCGCGCAAGTCTTCGCTCGGCCTCAACACGCCCAATTCTCTCTTTGGTAACAACGAAACGCTCGTCTGTCACAAGCAACCCTCAGCAGCTCGCACCACCTACATTGATTGCAATGTCAGGCAAGCCACCGTCAATGGCGTCTATCCGGGCGAGATGCGCATGACGCTCTCCAAGACCTTCAAGTCCGACTCTTCCTCCCAAACTGGCCTCGCTGCCTGGCCCGAGCAAAGCAACACCGCACTCTCTCAGGTCTGGCTGGACGGCGTCGAGCAATTCTACTGTCaggctgctggctgctcCGCTCGCAACTCGTCTTCTACCCTCAGCCCGCAAGCTGACGCTGCGCTTGGAAGCACCCTCTGGACGTGCACCTCGCTCCAGTGCTACTGCATCCCCGGCACCACCATGTGCGGCAACGGTCAGCTCGACCTATCACCAGTAATCAACAACCTGAACGGTACACTGACCATGCCTTGCGATTACGTTGACCCTAACAATATCACCGCCACCTCGCACTGTGCCTTTCGAGGAGAGCTCCTCAACAACTTTCTCGGCCAGCAAGGTTTACCTCTCGAAAATTGTCAATTTGGGTCGTGCATCACTCAGTCGGACCTTGACAACTTTTACGCCAACGGGTCCGGCCAAGGTCATGGCGAGGATTCGGGCTCATCGCTTAGCGACGCTGTTATTGCAGGTCTCGTGATCCTCGGCGTAGCTATTGCTGCCATGCTTGGCCTACTACTATTCGGCTTCTGGCAGCAACGCAAGGCCAGGCGGCTTCCCAAAGGCACTGGCCAAGGACCTCTTGGCCTTCAGTGGCAGCACCTCAACTATACTGTCCCCGTCAGCACTGGTCTCCTTAGACCACATCACAAGAAGCATGATGGTCGTCTCGCACAGGTCGTCTCCTTGCCTGGCATGGAAGATGGAGTTCCCCGATCCGACTCGCCTTCTTTGGACAGCAGGCATGCACTCGCGGTCGTGCAGAACAGCTCTGGACACATTCAGCCTGGTTGCATGGTGGCTGTCCTTGGCCCGTCTGGTGCCGGTAAGACGAGTCTGGTCGAAATTTTGGCTGGACGGCATAAGGTTGGACGCGTCTCGGGTACCATCCGATCTATTGAGCCATCTCTCGAGCCTGATGCACAAGCCTCCTCGTCGCGACGCTCCATCGGGTTCGTCGATCAGGAAGATGCTCTGCATGCATTTTCGACGGTCCGCGAAGCATTGCAGATGGCTGCAGAACTTTCGTTGCCCGACAATATTCTGCGCACCGAGAAACGCGACATCGTCAACCATGTGATTCACCAGCTGGGTCTCGAGCGGGTTGCCAACAAGCGCATCGGCGATGCCAGTCGACGCGGCTTGTCCGGAGGTGAGAGGCGCAGGGTGTCGATCGGCTGTGCGCTCGTATCGCGTCCGCGTCTGCTGATTGCGGATGAGCCCCTATCGGGTCTAGACGCCATCTCGGCAGCTCGCGTCATCTCCGCTTTTCGTGAGCTTGCTCAAGGCTCGCAAGTTGGAAGCACAACGGTCATTGTGACGGTGCACCAGCCTTCCTCGGAGATTTTCCATAGCTTTGACAAGATCATGCTCATGTCCCAGGGGGTTGTCATCTTCCATGGATCGCCTGCTGAGTCCCTGTCGTGGTGCGAGAAGCAAGGCGAAAAGTGTCCTGCTGGCCACAATGTTGCTGATCACTTGCTAAAGATCGCCTCGGGCCCGGATGCCTCAAGCCGGACCAGTGCGATCGGCGAGAAGGACCTGCGCGAGAAGGGAAGCAATCCGTCAGCTGATACATCGGTTGGTCAAGAGGCAGCTATGACTCTTTCGTCTGACGAAGGCAGCGCCGTTGCTGCAGGCGACCCATGGCAAAAAGCCGTCAGTGGCCGGTCGATGACCTCGTTTATGACGCAGATTGCTACGCTTAGTCGACGCAACTTTATCACTGCTCGACGCGATCCTGGCGGCGCCTTGGCTCACATTGTCGGCGCGGTTGTCATCGGTCTGATCGTAGGTGGGTGCTTCTACCAAGTCAAGCTCACCATCGCCGGATTTCAGAATCGCGTAGGATCCATGTACTTTCTGTTCATTCTCCTCTCCTTTTCAGCGCTCTCATCCGCCACGGCGTTCAGCAAAGCGCGTCCGCTTATGATGCGCGAACGAGCCAACAGACTGTACGGTCCCCTGTCGTGGCTCGTCAGCTATGTCGTCTACGACGCGCTACTTCTCCGCGTCGTACCTGCTGTCCTTCTCAGCATCATCATGTACTGGATGGTGGGCATGAAGCCGCAAGCCAATTACTTTTTCGAATTCATGCTTATCGCGGttctcttccacctctgcaTGGCCCTTTACAACATGCTGCTTGCCGCGCTCATCGACGATCTTTCCGTTtccatcctcttcgccgGCGTCTTTATCCTTTTCAACATTGGATTCGGAGGATTTCTGCTCAACCTCAGCAACCTTTCAGGCGTGTTTCAGTGGTTGCAGTGGATTTGTCCGATGAAGTACGCGTTGGAGGCGGTGGCAAGTCACGAGCTCCAAGGTTTGCAGCTGATCGATTCAGTCGGAGGCGTGAGCATTACTGCCTCTGTTTCGGTGTTTTCGGGCAACCTGTTTGCGTTTAAGGAGGATGCATTTTATAGGGATCTGCTTGTGTTGGCACTTGGCTTTGTGCTGGGCTTCTtcgtgctgcttgctggAGCGGTGACTTGGAGGATGCGGGAACGACGTTGA